TAAGATAATAAAATCCAGACTACTGTTATTGGTATCGAAACCTGGTTGACGCCTCTGGACGGATTTACCGCTGTATTTACTCATTCCCACTCCGGCAAATCCGGCGTCAATGCGAACGGTTAATTGCTTCAGCGAATTCGGATTGGAACTATATTCCACTCCGTCTAAGATGGTATGAATCGGAACGTGGTAGTATTGGTACCCTCTATCCGAAACCTCTCCGGCATAAAAATCAGTACCGTCGGCCAACAGCACAAAATTATGCACAAGATTGATCATAAAATCCAGCGATCTTTCGGGGAGAACATTCACCACATTCGGCGCAGGATTATCGATCTCGGCGCCATAAGGATTATAAAATTCCCAGTCGGCGTCAGATAAATCCAGCGCGGTGTCAATATATTGCGAATGGTCTATAGCGTCCTGAGCTACAACCACATATTGATGGGGCGCCACCGGATACTCCCGGCCCACCTTGGGTTCCCCCGGAAATTGAAAGATGTATGTAACCTGCACATAGTCAACGGAATCCATATTGGGCTTGTGTCTTTGCAATCCGCGGCATAATATTAAACCATCCAGATACACGGTGGTATCACTGTTATTGTAAAGCTCGATAAACTGGTCATAAAAGTAAAAGGCCTTGTTCTTTGGACCGCAGTAGTAGATTTCATTGATCACCAGACTGGATTCCAGAGCCAGATTGGCTTTCAGCGTATCTTCAAACGTTAAATCCATCATTTCAATTAACTTACTACCGCGTAGGGTTAAGGTATCAACCTGGTCGCTATTTTCAATCGATACCTCTACCTCTTTCTCAACGGTTAGTGTGTAGCGCCCCAATAATAAATCTTTGAACTCCACCACGCCCTGACTATCGGAATACGCTACGTATTTTTTGCGAACGCCGGGGCTTTCATAATAGGTATTTGATTCCAGAACCGCCCTGGCATTGCTTAGCGGGGCGTACCCCAATTCAGGGTCTGTCTCGATTAAGCCGCTTTGATCAACCAGAATTGTGCGCAAAACAAGACTGCCGTCTTGCTGGGTGGGTGGACTTTTTTCACAGGCAACAATCAAAAGGCCTAACGCCAGCAGAAAAATCTTTTTTGTCATGATGTTTTACCTTATTTTAAAATTTATTGACCTGTCTTAAACAAATCATCCAGCTTTGCGCTAAAAGCTACACCCCAGAACATCTCAGGATTTCGGGCCGAGTAGCTACCATAGCGCGTTTTATAGTAAGCCATGTCATTAAAAATATTTTCCACAAAAAGAGAAATTTCTGCGCCTTTAAAGAGCGATTTACTCACAATCACACTAAACAACCATTTGTCGTTAGGCTTGCTGTCGTCAACGCTAGTACTAAGCTCGTCATAAGAACGATCCAGCCCCATCAAGGTGGATGTTTGCGGGTCGATCGGGATCAGCTGTCCGTCTTTGTAATAACCGATGGCATGCGTGGTAACATTACCAAGCAGTAAATAGCGATCCCACAATACTTGTTGAGCCCTGAACGTTAACCAGATGCCGAGACTTCTTGCAATGTAGTCGATTTTATAATTGATGATGGTTTTTTGCCTCCAACTTGTGGTCGGCTTATAATAGGGAACGATTTGCATATCTTCTGGCGCCACCCAGCCGGATGAAAGCGTATCGCCGGCTGAATAATATCTGGAGGCAGATGAAAAATAAGCTACGCCGTCTCTTTTGCCTGATCGGCTAAACACATAGGAAGCGCTAATAAAAAAGCGCATATTAAGCTTTGGCAAGCGATGCGTTCTTAATAAAAATTCAAATCCGCTATTGTTTACCCAACCTACATTGCGTGCAATTTTATAACCAGAAGAGGCGATCAATACTTTTTCCATTACGGTCTTCTGGCTCTCATCAGGCCACTGTGGCCATTCATATCGATAATAAGTCAAAGGTATGCCCAGATACTGGGGAATATTATTGGTTTTTTGCAAAAAACCATTAAAACTTAAGGCAAAATCACCGAATCGCTGGTCGAGACCAACTTCATATTTGGTGCTTTGATAGCCTTTTAAATGAGAGTTCGTCCGATCGTAAACATAGGTGCTAATCAAAGGGACGGTAATCGTCGTATCTCTGCCATCGGCCAGCGTTTGATGTATGATTCCAATATCGTTCACATCTAAATAAAACTTTTCTGGATACAGCATAGAAAGCGCAGGAGTTTTGGACGCTTTGCTAAAGGTTAAACGAAATTGCGTATCTTTAAAAAGTTTTAGCTTTAGACCTAATCGGGGATTTAGGAAAGTTCCTTGCCGCGCTTTAAAGATATCCTCATTTTTTAAAGGATTAATTGGAAAAAAACCGTCCGGATTGTAGCTATCGATTCTGAGTCCTATGTTAAACGTTGTGGGGACAATTAAGCGGGCTGTTATTCGATCTTCGAGAAACAGAGATAACTGTGAGATTCCCGGAATATCGCTAAAAGAACGCGGACGAATATTCCCGCCGCCATTTGGAGGGCGCAACAAATCAAACTGCTTACCCGGTCCGTTATTCCACTCCTTCTGGTATTCGCCGCCGGCTAAAATGCGGTGTAAAAATTTTCCCGTAAAAAATCGGTGCGTGATTTTGACTTTAAATCCTAAAGACCATTCATCGCCTATGGTACGCACATCCGAAAAATAAACAGGATCGGCAAAAATACCTTCAATGGTGCCGGGTTCCATTAAGGTGGTTGCATATCCTAAATCACGCGTTTCTAATTTGTGTCGCCAGCTGTTTCGACGTTTGTAGTCTAAAAAGTTGCGCATGTAAAAGGTGGTATTTTTACTATGCTTAAAATTTATCCGTTGAGAATACGTAATATGAAAGTCGCGATTGTAGGCTCTTGTTTTTTCGGGGTCCGATTCGTCATTGTCTTCCTCGATTTTGCGGGAAAAACGCAGCCCCTGCGTCATTTTGAGCTTTTTTTGCAAAAAACAATTGCTGGCCTTTAGCGAGGCGCCTATCCGATGGAATTCGTCGCCTTTAATACGAATATCGCGCTCGCTGTAACCATAATTTAAATTGTAAACAAAATTGGTGTTCCAGCGCTTAAAGCTGCCCATTAAATTGGCTTCTTTGGTGTCCGGATTATTTTTTACCTTGATGCGCGTGGGCACGTTTTCCGTGCGCGTTGTAGCGATAATTACGCCGGAAGTATTGTCTCCGTACTCAACCGATGTGGCGCCGGATTGTACTTCTACGCGTTGTAAATTATCGGCCACAATTTCACGCAGATCATACTGACTTTCCGCCGATGCCTGTACCTTTGTTCCATAATTAACGCCCACTCCTGTCTGTAAATCCACATTGTTCGAAAGCGGCACGTCGTCTAAAATAATTTTCGTTCCAAAAGCAGAACCGGCATCCCCAAAATTACGTAAATTAATTTTTTGTTTGCTTTGCAACCCAAGGTTGGTCGCCTTTTCATTGCCCGGTATCATTTCTAACACATCGGCCAGGCTGGTGGCCTGCATGTGTTCAATTTCTCCGCTGCTGATACGATGAATGGTTTCCGGTTCCTGCGGCAATAAATCTCTTTGCGCCGTTACCTGAATGCCGCCTATCTCCAGGAACAAAAACTCATTCGCATTCCCGGGATACATGGTTACATTTAAAGTGGTGACCTTACCGGCTTTTACTTTTACTTCTGGAATGACCAACGAGTAAAAACCTTTTTTGATAAAAATTAAATAATAATTACCAGGCGGCACATCATCTAAAATAAATTCGCCGTTTTCATCCGATTTAGTGGACCTGTTCTTACTTTCAATGCGAACGATAACGTTGGATAATCTTTCATCGCTATCGGTTTTGACAATGACGCCTGTAATTTGACCGCTTTGGTTTTGAGCAAAAAGAGAAAGGGCAAATACAAAAACGAAAAATAGCAGTAATGTGCGCATTATTATTCTCACAACATTATGAATTTTTTTTCATTTTTAACTTAATAATAATTTTTTCACTTTTCAAGTAGTAAGTTAAGGTTTATTACTAACTCTTTTATTTTTTTTACTCTCACCGCCCAAAAAATCATCTTTCATAAAAGCGCATTTTCCATCTTTTTAGAACCATTGAGTTCTTGTATTTATTTGTTTTTATAAGTGTTAAGCCACTCAATCACTGTCAAAATTAAAGCAAAATTCGCGGCCAAATTGCGTGAACGGAACTCCTATTTTAGCACAACCATTTTGCGCACATCCACAAATTTTCCGCTAATAATTTTGCAAAAATAAATACCAGAACCAACCGGCCGTCCCAGGTCATTTAATCCATTCCACCTCACCTGGTGCGTCGCTCCCGGGGGCAACACCTTTCGATTCAAAATGGTTCGCACCTTTTGGCCCAGCGCATTGTAGATTACTAAGGTTACCGCTTCTTGCTTAGCCAGCGAAAACTTAATCAAGGTGCTGGCATTAAAAGGATTTGGATAATTGCCAATTAATTGGAATTGGTACGCAGGTCTTTCAGCGGCTGCCAGGCCGGTGGCGTAATTTTTTCCGACCCACAGTTCGTCGATGGCCCACCCCCAGCCATTGGCGGCCGCATCGGCGTGCAAACGGAAACGAAGATAAATTCTCGTGCCGGCATCATACATATCGCTCAATAACGTATCGTGCTTCATAAAGGCATCAGGAGCAGGCGCGCGTTTTTCTCTAAAAGCGTTCAACCATTCTTCATTCCATCGGGCATCGTACGGTTCAATCAAGTTTTTCCAATTAAGGCCATCGTCGCTGCCTTCAACCGTCACGTAATCCCACATTTGCGGATAGGGGTAATAGTAACCTTCGTCGCCAGGTTCCACAACGGCAATATCGGAATAACTCAATCGCATACTATCCGAAACAACAATGGGATTGGGCAAAAGGGCAATGTGTTCCTGACTATTGGCGTAAGGATGCTCTGTGTGCAGAGTAGCCGAAGAAAACCCCTCATCCACGGAAACCACAAAATGCCCTTCAAAGGGATTGTTCCCATCTTCAAATTCGAGATAAAGGCTATCGAGCGTTTCAAATGTTTCTATCGACTTTGTTTGCGAAACATAAATCGCGCCGTCTTTGTATCCTTTGAGATGGATTTGTACAACAGCCGGACGCTGAACCGCGCAGTAGGCAAAGGTATCGGAGTAGGCTTTTAAATTGAACAGCGTTGCCCCGGGAACATCGTTCACCAGCACCTTTAACGAATCGTAGGCGCCTTGCGTAAAAAAGCTAATTTTAAGGGAATCGGTATTGGGATTGGGCAAAGGTAATTCCGCCAGCAACGGCTCTTTGACGGGCAAGTTGTATGTGCGCAAGGTGTCGTTATCCAGCGTCCACACGCCTCGGCCATGAGTGGCGGCTACAATCTGCGAACCAATGATTTTCATACTACGCACGGCCACGGCCGGCAGACCGCGATCAAAATAAGACCAGCTCTGCCCGCCATTGTACGAAACGAAAACGCCGATATCTGTTCCGATCCAGATTTGACTGGAATCATACGGCATAAACAGCGCGCAATGTACCGGCACCTCCGGTAGATTACTGGTAATATCTTCCCAGCTTTGCCCTAAATTTCGCGTTCGAAAGATCTTTCCATAGCCATACACGCCAAACATAACCAGAGCCGTTGCGCTATCAAAAGGCGAGGTGGCAATGCCGGTCAGATAGGCGTTCAGGTTTTGATCCGGGTTAGAGACAACGCGAAAGCTTTTACCGCCGTCGATAGAAACATTGATGTAAAAGGAAGAACTGGCCGCCCAAACAATATTAGAATCTTTTTTAGAAATGGCCAACCTGATCCATTTGTAACCGCCTAAATTAACATCCACCGGATGCCAGCTTTCTGCGCCGTTATAACTAATATAAATTCTGTTTGTATCCGAAGCCGTGATCAGTTTGTTCGTATTGTGCGGATCCATCACCAGCGGAGTGTGAAAAATGCGGCTCTCGGGCAGACCATTGTTTTTTTCTTTAAAATACTCTCCTTGCGTAATCGATTTGTAGATGATCGAATTGTAAAGCGTACCGTAAACAATATCGGCATTTTGATCGTCCCAGGCGCAGTCGAACCCGTCGCCGTCGATCTTTTTTATCCATTCGCTGGTACGCGATGGATTTTTAGGCGAAACCAGCGTGCCATTGTCCTGCGTGCCGCCGATGTACTGATTCGCATTCGGATTTCTGTCGGCATCGTAAAATTGGGTGATATTTAAGCCCGTGTTTTTGCTTTGCCAGCTTATGCCGCCATCGTTCGAATAAAACACACCGCCGTCATTGGTCACCACCAGTTCTAAAGTAGAATCCGCATGCGTAATGGCCGCAATACAGTGCTGATCGGCATGAACATAAGGATAAACGTTGGAAATGTACCAGCTGGAAAGCCGTTCGGAATTAAAGCCATTATTTTGCGTTTCAACTTTGTACAGATCAATCCCACCGACAAAAACAATTTGCGGATTAAAAGGATGTACCAGAAGCGTATTATTGTACCATCCCTGGTGATACAGCCAGTTTACCGCATTTCCCAGGTTGTTCCAGGTTCTTCCACCGTCGTTTGATTTAAACAAGCCCAGCAAGGCATAACTTGTATCGGCTGCCGCGGCGTAAACGTAATTTGTATCTATTGCTGAGATGGCCAGCTCGATACGCGTTGCGTTTTTAATGGAATCGCTTACAAAATGCCAGTTATCTCCCATATCCACGGATTTGTAAATACCCGCCTTCCAGACCGTAATGAACAATGAATTAAAATTCAACGGATTGCAGACGATCTGCTGCACGCTGCTGCCAATATCGAACACCTTTTGCCAGGTTTGCCCGCCGTCCATAGAACGCAGCACGCCTGTCTTTGTCGCCGCCAGCAGGGTATCGGGATGGCGGGGATGCACCACAATGCGATTGACAAATCTAAAGTCGTAGTCGCTAATGGTCTCCGGTAGTTGCGTCCAGCTCACGCCGCCATTGGTTGTTTTA
This sequence is a window from Caldithrix abyssi DSM 13497. Protein-coding genes within it:
- a CDS encoding VPS10 domain-containing protein, which codes for MNRRILATIAMAFLGLILILPFSDALIMQNTSMDWRAADKEEEQEIARRPDKPDQAALEEILLRSQIGQKFSYPSNWRFKAFRQVKQQYHLLKVNDDLKWVERGPSGVAGRARAVVIHPRQSQRWWVGAVGGGIWRTDDGGQTWTCQTDDMPVLSVSTIAICDSQPDVLYAGTGEGFFNYDAIVGDGIFKTTNGGVSWTQLPETISDYDFRFVNRIVVHPRHPDTLLAATKTGVLRSMDGGQTWQKVFDIGSSVQQIVCNPLNFNSLFITVWKAGIYKSVDMGDNWHFVSDSIKNATRIELAISAIDTNYVYAAAADTSYALLGLFKSNDGGRTWNNLGNAVNWLYHQGWYNNTLLVHPFNPQIVFVGGIDLYKVETQNNGFNSERLSSWYISNVYPYVHADQHCIAAITHADSTLELVVTNDGGVFYSNDGGISWQSKNTGLNITQFYDADRNPNANQYIGGTQDNGTLVSPKNPSRTSEWIKKIDGDGFDCAWDDQNADIVYGTLYNSIIYKSITQGEYFKEKNNGLPESRIFHTPLVMDPHNTNKLITASDTNRIYISYNGAESWHPVDVNLGGYKWIRLAISKKDSNIVWAASSSFYINVSIDGGKSFRVVSNPDQNLNAYLTGIATSPFDSATALVMFGVYGYGKIFRTRNLGQSWEDITSNLPEVPVHCALFMPYDSSQIWIGTDIGVFVSYNGGQSWSYFDRGLPAVAVRSMKIIGSQIVAATHGRGVWTLDNDTLRTYNLPVKEPLLAELPLPNPNTDSLKISFFTQGAYDSLKVLVNDVPGATLFNLKAYSDTFAYCAVQRPAVVQIHLKGYKDGAIYVSQTKSIETFETLDSLYLEFEDGNNPFEGHFVVSVDEGFSSATLHTEHPYANSQEHIALLPNPIVVSDSMRLSYSDIAVVEPGDEGYYYPYPQMWDYVTVEGSDDGLNWKNLIEPYDARWNEEWLNAFREKRAPAPDAFMKHDTLLSDMYDAGTRIYLRFRLHADAAANGWGWAIDELWVGKNYATGLAAAERPAYQFQLIGNYPNPFNASTLIKFSLAKQEAVTLVIYNALGQKVRTILNRKVLPPGATHQVRWNGLNDLGRPVGSGIYFCKIISGKFVDVRKMVVLK
- a CDS encoding TonB-dependent receptor — translated: MRTLLLFFVFVFALSLFAQNQSGQITGVIVKTDSDERLSNVIVRIESKNRSTKSDENGEFILDDVPPGNYYLIFIKKGFYSLVIPEVKVKAGKVTTLNVTMYPGNANEFLFLEIGGIQVTAQRDLLPQEPETIHRISSGEIEHMQATSLADVLEMIPGNEKATNLGLQSKQKINLRNFGDAGSAFGTKIILDDVPLSNNVDLQTGVGVNYGTKVQASAESQYDLREIVADNLQRVEVQSGATSVEYGDNTSGVIIATTRTENVPTRIKVKNNPDTKEANLMGSFKRWNTNFVYNLNYGYSERDIRIKGDEFHRIGASLKASNCFLQKKLKMTQGLRFSRKIEEDNDESDPEKTRAYNRDFHITYSQRINFKHSKNTTFYMRNFLDYKRRNSWRHKLETRDLGYATTLMEPGTIEGIFADPVYFSDVRTIGDEWSLGFKVKITHRFFTGKFLHRILAGGEYQKEWNNGPGKQFDLLRPPNGGGNIRPRSFSDIPGISQLSLFLEDRITARLIVPTTFNIGLRIDSYNPDGFFPINPLKNEDIFKARQGTFLNPRLGLKLKLFKDTQFRLTFSKASKTPALSMLYPEKFYLDVNDIGIIHQTLADGRDTTITVPLISTYVYDRTNSHLKGYQSTKYEVGLDQRFGDFALSFNGFLQKTNNIPQYLGIPLTYYRYEWPQWPDESQKTVMEKVLIASSGYKIARNVGWVNNSGFEFLLRTHRLPKLNMRFFISASYVFSRSGKRDGVAYFSSASRYYSAGDTLSSGWVAPEDMQIVPYYKPTTSWRQKTIINYKIDYIARSLGIWLTFRAQQVLWDRYLLLGNVTTHAIGYYKDGQLIPIDPQTSTLMGLDRSYDELSTSVDDSKPNDKWLFSVIVSKSLFKGAEISLFVENIFNDMAYYKTRYGSYSARNPEMFWGVAFSAKLDDLFKTGQ
- a CDS encoding DUF4876 domain-containing protein, translating into MTKKIFLLALGLLIVACEKSPPTQQDGSLVLRTILVDQSGLIETDPELGYAPLSNARAVLESNTYYESPGVRKKYVAYSDSQGVVEFKDLLLGRYTLTVEKEVEVSIENSDQVDTLTLRGSKLIEMMDLTFEDTLKANLALESSLVINEIYYCGPKNKAFYFYDQFIELYNNSDTTVYLDGLILCRGLQRHKPNMDSVDYVQVTYIFQFPGEPKVGREYPVAPHQYVVVAQDAIDHSQYIDTALDLSDADWEFYNPYGAEIDNPAPNVVNVLPERSLDFMINLVHNFVLLADGTDFYAGEVSDRGYQYYHVPIHTILDGVEYSSNPNSLKQLTVRIDAGFAGVGMSKYSGKSVQRRQPGFDTNNSSLDFIILDHPTPGY